The following coding sequences lie in one Silene latifolia isolate original U9 population chromosome 5, ASM4854445v1, whole genome shotgun sequence genomic window:
- the LOC141657259 gene encoding triacylglycerol lipase SDP1-like: MDDISNEANVDSFSIGPTSIVGRTIAFRILFCKSMAIFRAQVVHALIGYIRMVKGYVGPILSWFHPRHPQGILAMVTIIAFILKRYTNVKRRAEVVYRRKFWRNMMRSALTYEEWAHAAKMLEKESPKLNEAMFYDEELVRNKLQELWHRRQEGSLRDIIFCMRADLIRNLGNMCNPELHKGRLQVPKLIKEYIDEVTTQLKMVCDSDSEELILEEKLAFMHETRHAFGRTALLLSGGASLGSFHVGVVKTLVEHKLLPRIIAGSSVGSIMCSIVATRSWPELQSFFEDSWHSLKFFDQMGGILTIVKRVTTRGAVHEIRQLQMMLRNLTSNMTFQEAYDMTGRILGITVCSPRKHEPPRCLNYLTSPHVVIWSAVTASCAFPGLFEAQELMAKDRFGELVPYHPPFHLGPEEGTSPARRWRDGSLESDLPMMQLKELFNVNHFIVSQANPHIAPFLRLKEFVRAYGGNFAAKLAQLAEMEVKHRCNQILELGFPLGGIAKLFAQAWEGDVTVVMPATLAQYSKIIQNPSYGELQKAANQGRRCTWEKLAAIKSNCGIELALDECVAVLNHMRRLKRSAQRAAMASQTQTHNPSSTLRFNASRRIPSWNCIARENSTGSLDEEALTDISALQQAGSSSRPHRTARNTQDFSDSESEGVDLHTWTRSGGPLMRTISADMFVDFVQNLDLDVEAKQNLTGHLNSVVMQTVPRDLRVVTPDRNSENAYDLRDSGSRAGSITITEGDFLQPERIPNGIVFNIVKKEDFTVSGRSHDSESLPSPAPECVQLECSERGMDVSSESECGDNDETNQLGEIGRDNHTTVKNHSDIDNGNGATTSI, from the exons ATGGATGATATAAGTAATGAAGCTAATGTTGATTCATTCTCAATTGGACCGACTTCGATTGTTGGTCGGACGATTGCATTTAGAATATTGTTTTGCAAGTCTATGGCAATTTTTAGGGCCCAAGTGGTTCACGCTTTGATTGGGTATATTAGGATGGTTAAAGGTTATGTAGGGCCGATTTTGTCGTGGTTCCATCCCCGGCACCCTCAGGGGATACTGGCAATGGTGACGATAATAGCTTTTATTTTGAAACGTTACACGAATGTCAAAAGGAGAGCTGAGGTAGTTTATAGGAGGAAGTTTTGGAGGAATATGATGAGAAGTGCGCTTACTTATGAGGAATGGGCGCACGCTGCTAAGATGTTGGAGAAGGAAAGTCCCAAATTGAATGAGGCAATGTTTTATGATGAGGAACTTGTGAGGAACAAGCTCCAAGAGCTATGGCATCGTCGTCAAGAAGGGTCGTTGAGGGATATTATATTTTGTATGAGGGCAGATCTTATTAGGAATCTTGGTAATATGTGTAACCCTGAGCTTCATAAGGGGAGGCTTCAAGTGCCTAAACTGATAAAGGAGTATATTGATGAAGTTACGACTCAGTTAAAGATGGTTTGTGATTCGGATTCTGAAGAGCTCATTTTGGAAGAGAAGCTTGCATTCATGCATGAGACTAGGCATGCTTTTGGTAGGACGGCTTTGCTTTTAAGTGGTGGTGCTTCTCTTGGTTCTTTTCATGTTGGTGTCGTTAAAACATTAGTGGAACATAAGCTTTTGCCGAGAATCATTGCTGGCTCTAGTGTAGGATCCATCATGTGCTCTATTGTTGCAACTAGATCGTGGCCTGAGCTTCAAAGTTTCTTTGAAGATTCTTGGCACTCTCTCAAATTCTTCGACCAAATGGGTGGCATTTTAACAATTGTTAAGAGGGTCACGACTCGTGGAGCTGTTCATGAGATTAGGCAATTGCAAATGATGTTGAGGAACCTGACCAGTAATATGACTTTCCAGGAGGCTTATGACATGACTGGAAGGATTCTTGGTATAACAGTGTGCTCTCCACGAAAACATGAACCTCCGCGTTGTCTTAACTATTTGACCTCGCCCCATGTAGTTATATGGAGCGCTGTCACAGCATCTTGTGCCTTTCCCGGGCTTTTTGAGGCCCAGGAGCTGATGGCTAAAGATAGGTTTGGTGAACTTGTACCTTATCACCCACCTTTCCATCTTGGTCCAGAAGAAGGCACAAGCCCGGCACGTAGGTGGAGAGATGGTAGCTTGGAGAGTGACTTACCCATGATGCAACTGAAGGAGCTGTTCAATGTTAACCACTTCATTGTTAGTCAAGCAAATCCACATATTGCTCCTTTTCTGAGGTTGAAGGAATTTGTGAGAGCTTATGGGGGCAACTTTGCTGCCAAG CTTGCTCAACTGGCCGAGATGGAAGTAAAACACAGATGCAACCAGATACTGGAACTGGGTTTTCCTTTGGGTGGAATTGCTAAATTGTTTGCTCAGGCATGGGAGGGTGATGTCACTGTTGTGATGCCTGCCACACTTGCTCAG TATTCAAAAATTATCCAGAACCCATCATATGGAGAGCTCCAAAAGGCGGCAAATCAGGGTAGAAGGTGCACCTGGGAGAAGCTTGCTGCTATAAAATCCAATTGTGGCATTGAACTTGCTTTGGATGAGTGTGTTGCAGTTCTCAACCACATGCGCCGGCTTAAGCGTAGTGCTCAGAGAGCTGCTATGGCTTCTCAAACCCAAACCCACAATCCGTCTTCCACTCTAAGATTTAATGCTTCTAGAAGGATACCATCATGGAACTGTATTGCTCGAGAGAACTCAACCGGTTCTCTTGATGAGGAGGCACTTACTGATATTTCTGCCCTTCAACAAGCTGGATCTTCGAGCCGGCCTCATCGGACGGCCAGAAACACGCAAGATTTCAGTGATAGTGAATCTGAAGGTGTAGATTTGCACACGTGGACGAGATCTGGTGGGCCCCTCATGAGGACCATATCAGCTGACATGTTTGTGGACTTTGTTCAGAATCTTGACTTGGATGTAGAAGCAAAGCAGAATCTGACAGGCCATCTAAACTCTGTTGTTATGCAGACAGTGCCTAGAGACTTGAGAGTGGTTACTCCCGATAGGAACTCGGAGAATGCTTATGATCTGAGGGATTCTGGGAGCCGAGCTGGAAGTATTACTATCACCGAAGGAGATTTTCTGCAACCGGAGAGAATCCCAAATGGGATAGTTTTTAATATTGTCAAAAAGGAAGATTTTACGGTTTCAGGTCGGAGTCATGATTCCGAGAGCTTGCCTAGCCCGGCTCCAGAGTGCGTTCAACTGGAATGCTCTGAAAGGGGAATGGATGTTAGCTCGGAATCTGAATGTGGTGATAATGATGAAACTAACCAACTTGGTGAAATAGGTAGGGATAATCATACCACAGTAAAAAATCATTCTGATATTGATAATGGAAATGGTGCAACTACTTCCATATAA